The Symphalangus syndactylus isolate Jambi chromosome 23, NHGRI_mSymSyn1-v2.1_pri, whole genome shotgun sequence genome has a window encoding:
- the SLC17A4 gene encoding probable small intestine urate exporter, which yields MSTGPDVKATVGDISSDGNLNMAQEECPRKGFCSVRHGLALILQLCNFSIYTQQMNLSIAIPAMVNNTAPSSQPNASTERPSTDSRDYWNETLKEFKAMAPAYDWSPEIQGIILSSLNYGSFLAPIPSGYVAGIFGAKYVVGAGLFISSFLTLFIPLAANAGVALLIVLRIVQGIAQVMVLTGQYSIWVKWAPPLERSQLTTIAGSGSMLGSFIVLLAGGLLCQTIGWPYVFYIFGGIGCACCLLWFPLIYDDPVNHPFISAGEKRYIVSSLAQQDCSPGWSLPIRAMIKSLPLWAVLVSYFCEYWLFYTIMAYTPTYISSVLQANLRDSGILSALPFVVGCVCIILGGLLADFLLSRKILRLITIRKLFTAIGVLFPSVILVSLPWVRTSHSMTMTFLVLSSAISSFCDSGALVNFLDIAPRYTGFLKGLLQVFAHIAGAISPTAAGFFISQDSEFGWRNVFLLSAAVNISGLVFYLIFGRADVQDWAKEQTFTHL from the exons ATGTCTACTGGACCAGATGTCAAGGCTACAGTGGGGGACATTTCCAGTGATGGCAATTTAAACATGGCTCAAGAGGAATGCCCCAGGAAAG GCTTTTGTTCAGTCCGACATGGGCTGGCCCTCATCTTGCAGCTCTGTAATTTTTCAATTTACACCCAACAAATGAACTTGAGCATTGCCATCCCGGCTATGGTGAACAACACAGCCCCATCTAGCCAGCCCAATGCCTCCACAGAACGGCCCTCCACTGACTCCCGGGACTACTGGAATGAAACtctaaaagaatttaaagcaatg GCCCCTGCATATGACTGGAGTCCTGAAATCCAGGGAATCATCCTCAGCTCCCTCAACTATGGCTCATTCTTGGCTCCAATCCCCAGCGGCTATGTGGCTGGAATATTTGGAGCCAAGTATGTGGTTGGTGCTGGCTTGTTTATTTCCTCATTCTTGACCCTCTTCATTCCACTGGCAGCTAATGCAGGAGTGGCCTTGCTCATTGTCCTCCGGATTGTACAAGGCATAGCCCAG GTTATGGTATTAACTGGTCAGTATTCAATTTGGGTCAAATGGGCTCCCCCACTGGAAAGGAGTCAACTCACCACCATTGCTGGATCAG GGTCAATGTTGGGGTCCTTCATTGTTCTACTTGCGGGTGGTCTCCTCTGCCAGACCATAGGATGGCCTTATGTCTTCTATATCTTTG GAGGAATTGGCTGTGCCTGTTGTCTTCTCTGGTTTCCTCTCATTTATGATGATCCTGTGAATCATCCCTTTATCAGTGCTGGTGAGAAGAGATACATTGTGAGTTCACTGGCTCAGCAG GactgttcaccaggctggtctcttccCATTAGGGCTATGATCAAATCCTTACCACTCTGGGCCGTTTTAGTCTCTTATTTCTGTGAATACTGGCTTTTTTATACCATTATGGCATACACACCAACGTACATCAGCTCGGTACTTCAAGCTAACCTCAGAGAT AGTGGGATCCTGTCTGCCTTGCCGTTTGTTGTTGGATGTGTTTGCATTATCCTTGGAGGTCTACTGGCAGACTTTCTTCTCTCCAGAAAAATCCTCAGACTCATCACCATCAGGAAACTCTTCACTGCCATTG GGGTTCTCTTCCCATCCGTGATCCTCGTGTCCCTGCCCTGGGTCAGAACCAGCCACAGCATGACCATGACCTTCTTGGTGCTGTCTTCTGCCATCAGCAGTTTCTGTGATTCAGGAGCCCTTGTTAACTTCTTGGATATTGCTCCTCG gtACACTGGCTTTCTCAAAGGACTATTGCAAGTCTTTGCACACATAGCTGGAGCTATCTCTCCTACTGCTGCTGGATTTTTCATCAGTCAG gattcagaGTTTGGTTGGAGAAATGTCTTCTTGCTTTCAGCTGCTGTTAACATATCAGGCCTGGTTTTCTACCTCATCTTTGGCCGAGCAGATGTGCAGGACTGGGCTAAAGAGCAGACATTCACCCACCTCTGA